The Desmodus rotundus isolate HL8 chromosome 3, HLdesRot8A.1, whole genome shotgun sequence genome includes a region encoding these proteins:
- the LOC112318534 gene encoding LOW QUALITY PROTEIN: taste receptor type 2 member 42 (The sequence of the model RefSeq protein was modified relative to this genomic sequence to represent the inferred CDS: inserted 3 bases in 2 codons; deleted 1 base in 1 codon; substituted 1 base at 1 genomic stop codon), with translation MDLYIRPFHFKVFEWGNDVKVPKEGVNGSKCRQKPRSGATDGDAEVVKVAKKLANCIVIFWTLFNHLAAWFATSLSIFYFLRVANLSRPCFAWLRWRISKVLLVFPLVSLFSLFFNHESIDLLHCFXTNISKRHEKNSTWSSDVSKMYVKSLTVSNFIYLIPFLLSLTSPLLLFLSLRRQARNVQMSPSSRDFSMEARKRAMRMVVSFLLLFILHFLSXVSTGWCFLTVKNQKASLVIALTLISFPSGNSXAGKLPVRPTALGLLWHLNCHLKRATPSAP, from the exons ATGGATCTATACATTCGGCCTTTTCACTTTAAAGTCTTTGAATGGGGAAATGACGTCAAAGTCCCCAAAGAAGGAGTGAACGGCTCCAAATGCCGGCAGAAACCGAGATCTGGTGCCACCGATGGAGATGCAG aagtggtgaaagtggcaAAGAAACTGGCAAACTGCATTGTTATCTTTTGGACACTATTCAATCACCTGGCTGCCTGGTTTGCCACCTCTCTAAGCATTTTCTACTTCCTTAGAGTGGCCAACCTCTCCCGCCCCTGCTTTGCCTGGCTGAGGTGGAGAATTAGCAAAGTGCTACTTGTGTTTCCACTGgtgtctttgttttctctgtttttcaatCACGAATCAATAGATTTACTTCATTGTTTCTGAACCAAT ATCtctaaaagacatgaaaaaaactCAACATGGTCTTCAGATGTAAGTAAAATGTATGTTAAGAGCTTGACTGTTTCTAATTTTATCTACTTAATTCCCTTTCTTCTGTCGCTGACTTCACcactccttttatttctctccttgaGGAGACAGGCCAGGAATGTGCAGATGAGCCCCAGCTCTAGGGACTTCAGCATGGAAGCCCGTAAAAGGGCCATGAGAATGGTGGtatcttttctcctcctcttcataCTTCACTTTTTGT TCGTGTCGACAGGCTGGTGTTTTCTTACAGTGAAGAATCAGAAGGCCAGTCTGGTTATTGCGTTAACATTGATCAGTTTTCCTTCGGGGAACTC TGCTGGGAAACTGCCAGTGAGACCAACTGCCCTGGGACTCCTGTGGCACCTTAACTGCCACTTGAAAAGAGCGACACCTTCAGCTCCGTAG
- the SMIM10L1 gene encoding small integral membrane protein 10-like protein 1, producing MAIAAAPSSLVLGVSSPAAAPTSYGVFCKGLSRTLLAFFELAWQLRTNFPYFYVAGSVILNIRLQVHF from the coding sequence ATGGCCATCGCGGCGGCTCCGTCTTCCTTGGTCCTCGGGGTCTCGAGCCCGGCCGCGGCCCCCACCTCCTACGGGGTATTCTGCAAGGGGCTCTCCCGCACCCTGCTCGCCTTCTTCGAGCTAGCCTGGCAGCTGCGCACGAATTTCCCGTACTTCTACGTCGCGGGCTCGGTGATCCTCAACATCCGCCTGCAGGTACACTTTTAG